A DNA window from Vigna angularis cultivar LongXiaoDou No.4 chromosome 1, ASM1680809v1, whole genome shotgun sequence contains the following coding sequences:
- the LOC108323150 gene encoding uncharacterized protein LOC108323150, translating to MNPKTGKVLRALKINKQSQTIKKSSVSRVQHKEPLIIYTQSPRIIQTHPRHFRELVQKLTGICRSDLDDDTAIGDADAFKPATPPLKRELKGESEENEATASVSTDEEDGCNMSEVISNYNNFSILESDFLNGSSNTPLLHFADLYGSL from the coding sequence ATGAATCCAAAGACGGGGAAGGTACTACGTGCCTTGAAAATCAACAAGCAATCTCAAACGATAAAGAAATCATCAGTGAGCAGGGTACAGCATAAGGAACCACTGATCATATACACGCAATCACCGAGGATCATTCAGACGCACCCGCGTCACTTCAGGGAGCTCGTGCAGAAACTCACTGGAATTTGTCGCTCCGATCTCGACGACGATACTGCCATTGGCGACGCCGACGCCTTTAAACCGGCTACTCCACCGTTAAAGAGAGAGTTAAAGGGAGAGTCGGAAGAGAACGAGGCGACTGCGTCGGTGAGCACGGACGAAGAAGACGGCTGCAACATGAGCGAAGTGATATCCAATTACAACAATTTTTCGATATTGGAATCTGATTTCTTGAATGGCAGTTCAAATACGCCATTGTTGCACTTCGCCGATTTGTATGGATCCTTATGA
- the LOC108323142 gene encoding transcription factor BEE 3 has protein sequence MAEFTADLQSFRPSFPFLDIDNMEIQNLVPFDSLLGSTEPEFPGNLEENFPGLFQCVDHNAVPALNEVHEGKKREATDMGDPSSGNSTPDISESGSKTKNICGRGKRVKRNAVEDKKPNQVVHVRAKRGQATDSHSLAERVRRGKINEKLRCLQNIVPGCYKTMGMAIMLDEIINYVQSLQHQVEFLSMKLSAASSYYDFNSESDALETMQRRKASEAKEIGKYVREGSDEGVSCFEATWPWYL, from the exons ATGGCAGAATTCACTGCAGATTTGCAAAGCTTTAGACCCTCCTTTCCTTTCTTGGATATCGATAACATGGAAATTCAAAACTTGGTGCCCTTTGACAGCTTATTGGGCTCTACAGAACCTGAATTTCCAGGAAACTTGGAAGAGAATTTTCCGGGTCTTTTTCAATGCGTGGATCACAATGCAGTTCCAGCGTTAAATGAAGTTCATGAAGGTAAAAAGAGGGAAGCAACTGATATGGGTGATCCCAGTTCTGGTAACTCAACTCCTGATATTTCTGAGAGTGGAAGCAAGACAAAAAAT ATTTGTGGAAGAGGCAAGAGAGTGAAAAGGAATGCGGTAGAAGACAAGAAACCAAACCAAGTAGTTCATGTCAGAGCCAAAAGAGGTCAAGCTACAGATAGTCACAGTTTAGCAGAGAGG GTTAGAAGAGGGAAAATCAATGAAAAACTTAGGTGCTTGCAGAACATTGTCCCAGGATGTTACAAG ACCATGGGTATGGCGATAATGTTGGACGAGATCATAAACTATGTGCAGTCCTTGCAGCATCAAGTGGAG TTCCTCTCAATGAAGCTGAGTGCAGCAAGTAGCTATTACGACTTCAATTCAGAGTCAGATGCTTTAGAAACAATGCAG AGAAGAAAGGCATCCGAGGCGAAAGAGATAGGGAAGTATGTGAGAGAAGGAAGTGATGAAGGAGTTTCTTGCTTTGAAGCAACATGGCCATGGTACCTGTAA
- the LOC108323141 gene encoding transcription factor MYB62: MSTSKSVSSSSEDDNELRRGPWTLEEDNLLSQYISDHGEGRWNLLAKRSGLKRTGKSCRLRWLNYLKPDVKRGNLTPQEQLLILELHSKWGNRWSKIAQHLPGRTDNEIKNYWRTRIQKQARHLKIETDSREFQELVRRFWMPRLLQKVKESSSSSAMSIQNQAIPLVLDDGVSQQSTIGTIPWQGACVSMNGGSPTYMDQHEQNSDSEHNSGSCISFSESANMPKVSHHFGHTMDQFHSLSNNDFGTYSYDPYHVNDNAYEMETFKAATAKVAQDVQYPIADCQTAGTDWLSNDFACTMWNIDELWQFSKLQK, from the exons ATGTCTACTTCAAAGAGCGTCAGCAGTTCTAGCGAAGATGACAATGAACTTAGAAGAGGGCCCTGGACTCTTGAAGAGGATAATTTGCTCTCCCAATACATTTCTGATCACGGGGAAGGCCGATGGAACTTGCTGGCTAAACGTTCAG GATTAAAGAGAACTGGAAAAAGTTGCAGATTAAGGTGGCTAAATTATCTAAAACCAGATGTGAAACGAGGAAATTTAACCCCACAAGAGCAACTTTTAATTCTTGAACTCCACTCAAAGTGGGGAAACAG GTGGTCAAAAATTGCACAGCATTTGCCCGGAAGAACAGACAATGAGATCAAGAACTATTGGAGAACAAGGATTCAGAAACAAGCCAGACATTTGAAAATTGAGACTGACAGCAGAGAATTTCAAGAGCTTGTAAGGCGTTTTTGGATGCCAAGATTGCTTCAGAAGGTAAAAGAGTCATCGTCTTCTTCGGCCATGTCGATTCAGAATCAGGCAATTCCTTTGGTTCTTGATGATGGTGTTTCTCAACAGTCAACTATTGGGACCATACCATGGCAGGGAGCTTGCGTGAGTATGAATGGAGGTAGTCCCACTTATATGGACCAACATGAGCAGAACTCAGACTCTGAACACAACAGTGGTTCATGCATCTCCTTTTCTGAGTCAGCAAATATGCCAAAAGTGTCTCATCATTTTGGACACACCATGGACCAATTCCATTCCCTAAGCAACAATGACTTTGGCACTTACTCATATGATCCTTATCATGTAAATGACAATGCATATGAGATGGAGACCTTCAAAGCAGCAACTGCAAAGGTGGCTCAGGATGTGCAATACCCAATTGCTGACTGTCAAACGGCAGGAACCGATTGGCTAAGCAACGATTTTGCATGTACCATGTGGAACATCGATGAACTGTGGCAGTTTAGCAAGttacaaaaataa